A stretch of Myxococcus hansupus DNA encodes these proteins:
- a CDS encoding TonB-dependent receptor domain-containing protein, with product MRSSRSFAFVLSLFLLSAPVLADNNADEADIAFELGNDAYSKGQYAEALRSYFTSYRLVPNRNVLFNIARCFEALGKFNEAYRYYNDLLSEDLPKEDAAEVSRSVDRLRPKVALVRVTTNPKGADVYVDRMDLGSRGRSPQTLALTPGRHKIMVKKDGYRPAEATLSLVRGRETDQTFDLALITGGVEVTGTPEGAEIRDAPNGNVLARVPGRVRLPPGQRVLHVRAPGYAPSQYVVEVPADGNVPVSVALRPQDRPTGRLVVTANRDGATVRVDGKPAGFTPTVVTLPEGEHVLEVESREVRPLRQTVKVVAEEEVKVHAELRYAPPPVRAASKSLVAVDEAPASTTVLTQEELRAFGWRTVAEAVAGVRGFYLTDDRTYTYMGVRGFSPPGDLNTRILILWDGHSMNDVWAGQGFAAHDLSVDILEVERIEVVRGPGSALYGTGAFFAVINVVPRESLGSNKNFEVTGAVGALGATRGHATASWEDGNRSVLVSASAMGASGADTTRLGPTGPIITGLDAERAAGGSLRARLGDLSFQAQFNVRTKELPTAPYGTVPGTEGNIVEDLRAFAEARYERQFTERFSLSVRGAFDLSRYEGTYVYPVEDGGSRTEGGAADWMTAEARARIGLFEGNVFTLGVEGQAQLRVRQDAGDQPLETQARTLLSAYLLDEWKLHPRLSVSAGLRLDKYVDLDSTPITPRLAVIARPYEQGLTKLVAGNAFRAPNVYELYYADGISQGSAVNLRPETITTFELEHSHDLTDELRLTVAGYHNRIASLVQLSAEPTPSGDCGTSACLRFMNTDGTTLAWGAEAGVHWQPGRWLMVDVSYSYVTLRNASEEVASASPAHLVAGRMMMPIGAGDMRVATQAIYQSARPTGPGGAESGEALLVGFGLSGDYGPLRYFAGVHNLLDTRYSLPVSDENSIAPVPQYGRTFTLQLTGTF from the coding sequence ATGCGTTCCTCCCGTTCTTTCGCGTTCGTCCTCTCGCTGTTCCTCCTGTCCGCGCCCGTGCTCGCGGACAACAACGCGGATGAAGCGGACATCGCGTTCGAGCTCGGCAACGATGCCTACTCCAAGGGCCAGTACGCCGAAGCGCTGCGCTCCTACTTCACCAGCTACCGCCTGGTGCCCAACCGCAACGTCCTCTTCAACATCGCCCGCTGCTTCGAGGCGCTGGGCAAGTTCAACGAGGCGTACCGCTACTACAACGACCTCCTCTCCGAGGACCTGCCCAAGGAGGACGCCGCGGAGGTGTCGCGCTCCGTGGACCGGCTCCGCCCCAAGGTCGCGCTGGTGCGCGTCACCACCAACCCCAAGGGCGCGGACGTCTACGTGGACCGCATGGACCTGGGCAGCCGGGGCCGCTCGCCGCAGACGCTCGCGCTGACACCCGGCCGTCACAAAATCATGGTGAAGAAGGACGGCTACCGTCCCGCGGAGGCCACCCTCTCCCTGGTGCGCGGCCGTGAAACGGACCAGACCTTCGACCTGGCCCTCATCACCGGCGGCGTGGAGGTGACAGGCACGCCCGAGGGCGCGGAGATTCGCGACGCCCCCAATGGCAACGTCCTGGCCCGGGTGCCCGGCCGCGTGCGGCTGCCCCCTGGCCAGCGCGTGCTGCACGTGCGCGCGCCGGGCTATGCCCCCAGCCAGTACGTGGTGGAGGTCCCCGCGGATGGCAACGTGCCCGTCAGCGTGGCCCTGCGCCCCCAGGACCGGCCCACGGGCCGGCTCGTGGTGACAGCCAACCGCGACGGCGCCACGGTGCGCGTGGATGGCAAGCCCGCGGGCTTCACGCCCACCGTCGTCACCCTGCCCGAAGGCGAGCACGTCTTGGAGGTGGAGAGCCGCGAGGTGCGCCCGCTCCGCCAGACGGTGAAGGTGGTCGCGGAGGAAGAAGTGAAGGTCCACGCCGAGCTGCGCTACGCGCCGCCCCCCGTGCGCGCCGCCTCCAAGAGCCTGGTCGCCGTCGACGAGGCGCCCGCCTCCACCACCGTCCTCACCCAGGAGGAGCTGCGCGCCTTCGGCTGGCGCACCGTCGCCGAGGCCGTGGCCGGCGTGCGCGGATTCTACCTCACCGATGACCGGACCTATACGTACATGGGCGTGCGTGGCTTCTCGCCGCCGGGCGACCTCAACACGCGCATCCTCATCCTCTGGGATGGCCACTCCATGAACGACGTCTGGGCCGGCCAGGGCTTCGCCGCCCATGACCTGAGCGTGGACATCCTGGAGGTGGAGCGCATCGAAGTCGTCCGCGGCCCGGGCAGCGCCCTCTACGGTACGGGCGCCTTCTTCGCCGTCATCAACGTGGTGCCTCGCGAGTCGCTGGGCTCCAACAAGAACTTCGAGGTGACGGGCGCCGTGGGCGCGCTGGGCGCCACCCGCGGCCACGCGACAGCGTCGTGGGAGGACGGAAACCGCTCGGTGCTGGTGAGCGCCTCCGCCATGGGCGCGTCGGGCGCGGACACCACCCGGCTGGGCCCCACGGGCCCCATCATCACCGGACTGGACGCCGAACGCGCCGCGGGTGGCTCGCTCCGCGCCCGCCTGGGCGACCTGTCCTTCCAGGCCCAGTTCAACGTGCGCACCAAGGAGCTGCCCACCGCGCCGTACGGCACCGTGCCCGGCACCGAGGGCAACATCGTGGAGGACCTGCGCGCCTTCGCCGAGGCCCGCTACGAGCGCCAGTTCACCGAGCGCTTCAGCCTGTCGGTGCGCGGTGCGTTCGACCTCAGCCGCTACGAGGGCACCTACGTGTACCCGGTGGAGGACGGCGGCTCCCGGACCGAGGGCGGCGCGGCGGACTGGATGACCGCGGAGGCCCGCGCGCGCATCGGCCTGTTCGAGGGCAACGTCTTCACGCTCGGCGTGGAAGGTCAGGCGCAGTTGCGCGTGCGGCAGGACGCCGGGGACCAGCCCCTGGAGACGCAGGCGCGCACGCTGCTGTCCGCGTACCTGCTCGACGAGTGGAAGCTCCACCCGCGGCTGAGCGTGTCCGCCGGCCTGCGCCTGGACAAGTACGTGGACCTGGACAGCACGCCCATCACCCCGCGTCTGGCCGTCATCGCGCGCCCCTATGAGCAGGGCCTCACCAAGCTGGTGGCCGGTAACGCCTTCCGCGCGCCCAACGTCTACGAGCTCTACTACGCGGACGGCATCTCCCAGGGCTCGGCGGTGAACCTGCGGCCGGAGACCATCACCACCTTCGAGCTGGAGCACTCGCACGACCTGACGGACGAGCTGCGCCTCACCGTGGCCGGTTACCACAACCGCATCGCCAGCCTGGTGCAGCTCAGCGCGGAGCCCACCCCTTCGGGCGACTGCGGCACCTCGGCGTGCTTGCGCTTCATGAACACCGACGGCACCACGCTGGCCTGGGGCGCCGAAGCCGGCGTGCACTGGCAGCCGGGGCGCTGGCTGATGGTGGACGTGAGCTACTCCTACGTGACGCTGCGCAATGCCTCGGAGGAGGTCGCCTCCGCGTCGCCCGCGCACCTCGTCGCGGGCCGGATGATGATGCCCATTGGCGCTGGCGACATGCGCGTGGCCACGCAGGCCATCTACCAGAGCGCCCGTCCCACCGGCCCCGGCGGGGCGGAGAGCGGCGAGGCCCTGCTCGTGGGCTTCGGCCTGTCGGGTGACTACGGCCCGCTGCGCTACTTCGCCGGCGTGCACAACCTGCTGGACACCCGCTACTCGCTGCCCGTGTCGGACGAGAACTCCATCGCCCCGGTGCCGCAGTACGGCCGAACCTTCACCCTGCAGCTCACGGGAACCTTCTGA
- a CDS encoding GNAT family N-acetyltransferase, translating to MAAHADVAFAFISPGHALYEGELELRFRVLREPLGYSPSDVAFPFEADSLHLVAHQDGRVLGCVLFHPEDAHGGRLFQMAVAAHLQGQGLGARLVRTLEAELVQRGFNHVHLHARAPAVPFYERLGYAVHGEPYTEVGIPHRNMRKTLGA from the coding sequence ATGGCGGCCCACGCCGACGTCGCCTTCGCCTTCATCTCGCCAGGGCACGCGCTCTACGAAGGCGAGCTGGAGCTGCGCTTCCGCGTGCTGCGCGAACCGTTGGGCTACAGCCCCTCCGACGTGGCCTTCCCGTTCGAAGCGGACAGCCTGCACCTGGTGGCGCATCAGGACGGCCGCGTGCTCGGGTGTGTGCTCTTCCACCCCGAGGACGCGCACGGCGGGCGGCTGTTCCAGATGGCCGTGGCGGCGCACCTCCAGGGACAGGGCCTGGGCGCCCGGCTGGTGCGTACGCTGGAGGCGGAACTGGTGCAGCGGGGCTTCAACCACGTCCACCTGCACGCGCGCGCGCCCGCCGTCCCCTTCTACGAGCGCCTGGGTTACGCCGTCCACGGCGAGCCCTACACCGAGGTGGGCATCCCTCACCGCAACATGCGCAAGACACTTGGCGCCTAG
- a CDS encoding NAD(P)H-dependent flavin oxidoreductase — translation MNGANDGGSPPSSRDVEPDEEHGDSGPEQPRRPPIYVLEGNTLHTRLTRELGVNYPFVSDGMAFVSLPPLVLAVSEAGGVGMLGVVPEPPDVLDVRIQTVQAGTQKPFGANLLIAPDGGQHRVTREHVEVCIARRVPIVSFQGDLPPAEWVSSLKRAGIRVWVQAPSVEIARQALALGADGLIAQGRQASGINHSGLPTLALVRALRAMTDTVPVLASGGIADGLSAARALFHGADGVWVSTRMVASVEAYAHPGYKQRIVDGDAGDSDFTTVFGADWPGQRMRVVRNRVVREWTGREGRVPMPTPGPTRVGTTRLFPGTPGGASVDIPRFSAFIPTPDTEGDLDEMAMPASGASMARIESIQPAGQIVVELMERARRVLADPHGLEADTDEDDRG, via the coding sequence ATGAACGGAGCGAATGACGGAGGTTCCCCGCCCTCTTCCCGTGATGTCGAGCCCGACGAGGAGCACGGTGATTCCGGCCCCGAGCAACCCCGGCGCCCGCCCATCTACGTTCTGGAAGGCAACACCCTGCACACGCGGCTGACGCGTGAGTTGGGCGTGAACTATCCGTTCGTCAGCGACGGCATGGCGTTCGTCTCGCTGCCGCCGCTGGTCCTCGCCGTCTCGGAGGCGGGAGGCGTGGGCATGCTCGGTGTCGTGCCGGAGCCGCCGGACGTCCTGGATGTCCGCATCCAGACCGTGCAGGCGGGCACACAGAAGCCCTTCGGGGCGAACCTCCTCATCGCGCCCGACGGTGGCCAGCACCGCGTCACCCGCGAACATGTCGAGGTCTGCATCGCCCGGCGCGTGCCCATCGTCTCGTTTCAAGGAGACCTCCCGCCCGCGGAGTGGGTGTCTTCGCTGAAGCGCGCGGGCATTCGCGTGTGGGTCCAGGCGCCCTCGGTCGAGATTGCACGGCAGGCCCTGGCCCTGGGCGCGGACGGGCTCATCGCGCAGGGACGGCAGGCCTCCGGCATCAACCACAGCGGCCTGCCCACGCTGGCCCTGGTGCGCGCGCTGCGCGCCATGACCGACACCGTGCCCGTGCTGGCCTCGGGCGGCATCGCCGACGGACTCAGCGCCGCGCGCGCCCTCTTCCACGGCGCGGACGGCGTCTGGGTGAGCACGCGCATGGTGGCGTCCGTGGAGGCGTACGCCCACCCGGGCTACAAGCAGCGCATCGTCGATGGCGACGCGGGCGACTCGGACTTCACCACCGTCTTCGGCGCCGACTGGCCCGGACAGCGCATGCGCGTGGTGCGCAACCGCGTGGTGCGAGAGTGGACGGGGCGCGAGGGGCGCGTTCCCATGCCCACCCCCGGCCCCACGCGCGTGGGCACCACCCGGCTGTTTCCGGGCACGCCGGGCGGCGCCTCCGTGGACATCCCCAGGTTCAGCGCCTTCATCCCCACGCCCGACACCGAGGGTGACTTGGATGAGATGGCCATGCCGGCCAGCGGCGCCAGCATGGCGCGCATCGAGAGCATCCAACCGGCCGGGCAAATCGTGGTGGAGCTGATGGAGCGAGCGCGCCGGGTGCTCGCCGATCCGCACGGCCTGGAAGCCGACACCGATGAGGACGACCGGGGCTGA
- the gloA gene encoding lactoylglutathione lyase produces MRILHTMLRVGDLERSLDFYTRVIGMKLLRRHDYPDGKFTLAFVGFGPEDTHPALELTHNWGVEKYELGTAYGHVALGVSDIHGTCDAIRKAGGKVVREPGPMKHGTTVIAFVEDPDGYKVELIQKDA; encoded by the coding sequence ATGCGAATCCTGCACACCATGCTCCGCGTCGGTGACCTCGAGCGCTCGCTCGACTTCTACACCCGGGTCATCGGCATGAAGTTGCTGCGCCGTCACGACTACCCGGACGGCAAGTTCACCCTGGCCTTCGTGGGCTTTGGCCCCGAGGACACCCACCCCGCCCTGGAGCTCACCCACAACTGGGGCGTCGAGAAGTACGAGCTGGGCACCGCGTACGGCCACGTGGCGCTGGGCGTCAGTGACATCCATGGCACGTGCGACGCCATCCGCAAGGCCGGCGGCAAGGTGGTCCGCGAGCCCGGCCCCATGAAGCACGGCACCACCGTCATCGCCTTCGTCGAGGACCCGGACGGCTACAAGGTGGAGCTCATCCAGAAGGACGCCTGA
- the nudC gene encoding NAD(+) diphosphatase has translation MSSAPLFVPNHAPPDRPRDTALLFLARGMEMLVQEHADGVSIPTGADFPELAADAHYLGQLDGVDCYAAGFTREFIAPQGYQVVTARTLYRRVDDARFAVAGRALAIVEWDLTHRFCGRCGQPTQLVAGERARRCPVDKTPFYPRIAPAIIVLITRGDTMLLARNAQFPEPMFSTLAGFVEPGESLEECLAREVKEEVGIDVKNLRYFGSQPWPFGRSLMVGFTAEYAGGDIVVDPKEISEAHWFSPDQLPRIPPRLSIARQLIDAFVERVKGAAP, from the coding sequence GTGAGCTCCGCACCCCTCTTCGTCCCCAATCACGCCCCGCCGGACCGGCCGCGAGACACCGCGCTGCTCTTCCTCGCCCGCGGCATGGAGATGCTCGTCCAGGAGCACGCGGACGGCGTCTCCATTCCCACCGGCGCGGACTTCCCGGAGCTGGCAGCGGACGCGCACTACCTGGGCCAGTTGGACGGCGTGGACTGCTACGCGGCGGGGTTCACCCGGGAGTTCATCGCCCCCCAGGGCTACCAGGTGGTCACCGCTCGCACGCTCTACCGGCGCGTGGACGATGCCCGCTTCGCCGTGGCGGGACGCGCGCTCGCCATCGTGGAGTGGGACCTCACGCACCGCTTCTGCGGCCGCTGCGGCCAGCCCACGCAGCTCGTCGCCGGAGAGCGCGCCCGCCGCTGCCCGGTGGACAAGACGCCCTTCTACCCTCGCATCGCGCCCGCCATCATCGTCCTCATCACCCGCGGCGACACGATGCTGCTGGCGCGCAACGCCCAGTTCCCGGAGCCCATGTTCAGCACGCTCGCGGGCTTCGTCGAACCGGGCGAGTCGCTGGAGGAGTGCCTGGCGCGCGAGGTGAAAGAGGAGGTCGGCATCGACGTGAAGAACCTCCGCTACTTCGGCTCGCAGCCGTGGCCCTTCGGCCGCTCGCTCATGGTGGGCTTCACCGCCGAGTACGCGGGCGGCGACATCGTCGTGGACCCGAAGGAAATCTCCGAAGCCCACTGGTTCAGCCCGGACCAACTGCCGCGCATTCCTCCGCGGCTCAGCATCGCGCGGCAGCTCATCGACGCCTTCGTCGAGCGCGTGAAGGGCGCCGCCCCCTAG
- a CDS encoding radical SAM protein, translating into MPAARPHIEPRRVPTADSVVVKEIYLSVQGESSHAGLLCAFVRLTGCHLRCTYCDSEFAFHGGARRKIPDIVSEVLGMRTPMVEVTGGEPLLQPGVYPLMEALLDAGLKVLLETSGAIDVRLVPPAVHKIVDMKTPSSGEHLRNDYRNFTSMNANDELKFVIGSREDYDWAKALIAEHQLLQKPYGTLFSTVFDKLHPRQLAEWVIEDRLAVRFQLQMHKYMWDPNERGV; encoded by the coding sequence ATGCCCGCAGCGCGCCCGCACATCGAACCCCGACGCGTCCCCACCGCGGACTCCGTGGTGGTGAAGGAGATTTATCTCAGCGTCCAGGGGGAGTCCTCCCACGCGGGGCTGCTGTGCGCCTTCGTGCGCCTCACCGGCTGCCACCTGCGCTGCACCTACTGCGACAGCGAGTTCGCCTTCCACGGCGGCGCGCGCCGGAAGATTCCGGACATCGTCTCCGAGGTGCTGGGCATGCGCACGCCCATGGTGGAAGTCACGGGCGGCGAGCCCCTGCTCCAGCCCGGCGTCTATCCGCTGATGGAGGCGCTGCTCGACGCGGGGCTCAAGGTGCTGCTGGAGACCAGCGGCGCCATCGACGTGCGGCTCGTGCCCCCGGCGGTGCACAAAATCGTCGACATGAAGACGCCCTCCTCGGGCGAACACCTGCGCAACGACTACCGCAACTTCACGTCGATGAACGCCAACGACGAGCTGAAGTTCGTCATCGGCTCGCGCGAGGACTACGACTGGGCCAAGGCGCTCATCGCCGAGCACCAGCTCCTCCAGAAGCCCTACGGCACGCTGTTCTCCACCGTGTTCGACAAGCTCCACCCGCGACAGCTCGCCGAATGGGTCATCGAGGACAGGCTGGCCGTCCGCTTCCAGCTCCAGATGCACAAGTACATGTGGGACCCGAACGAGCGCGGCGTGTGA
- a CDS encoding B-box zinc finger protein yields the protein MTPTGAVCGNHPDVPAVATCMRCGTFLCGDCTELVGQSPYCACAPCVAIMRKEARPSRVVQVALALNVVGLVCLPCSLTLPLPTLVAGLAGVVLGLRELHRIARGEGAERGRNQARVTTALGWVNLGLAACWMTVLLFGDFQT from the coding sequence ATGACGCCCACCGGAGCGGTCTGCGGCAACCACCCGGACGTCCCCGCGGTGGCCACCTGCATGCGCTGCGGCACCTTCCTGTGCGGCGACTGCACGGAGCTGGTGGGCCAGTCGCCTTACTGCGCGTGCGCGCCCTGCGTGGCCATCATGCGGAAGGAGGCGCGGCCGTCGCGCGTCGTCCAGGTGGCGCTGGCGCTCAACGTGGTGGGCCTGGTGTGTCTGCCCTGTTCGCTGACGTTGCCGTTGCCCACGCTGGTGGCGGGGCTCGCGGGCGTGGTGCTGGGCCTCCGGGAGCTGCATCGCATCGCCCGGGGCGAAGGCGCCGAGCGCGGGCGGAATCAGGCCCGGGTGACCACGGCGCTCGGGTGGGTGAACCTGGGGCTGGCCGCGTGCTGGATGACCGTGTTGCTGTTCGGAGACTTCCAGACGTGA
- a CDS encoding GIY-YIG nuclease family protein, protein MRRDVPDESPSWTVYILRCCDGTLYTGATNNLERRLATHGRGRGAAYTRARLPVTLVWSEAAEDRGAALRREAAIKRLSRADKLRMLAASRGSKRRA, encoded by the coding sequence GTGCGGCGCGACGTGCCGGACGAATCGCCCTCGTGGACTGTCTACATCCTGCGGTGCTGTGACGGCACCCTCTACACCGGCGCCACCAACAACCTGGAGCGCCGGCTGGCCACCCATGGCCGGGGCCGGGGGGCGGCCTATACGCGGGCGCGACTTCCCGTCACCCTGGTGTGGAGCGAGGCGGCGGAGGACCGGGGCGCGGCCCTGCGGCGGGAGGCCGCCATCAAGCGCCTGTCGCGCGCCGACAAGCTGCGGATGCTGGCCGCGTCGCGCGGTTCGAAGCGGCGTGCCTGA
- a CDS encoding CBS domain-containing protein — MESWSSFIATVFPTDTLLAALRKMERHQVRLLGVVGDGGGLLGLVSEEHLLAAWKGDPLAPVAGVMAPAGAPGARRYPARRLRLRALSPFEGDASGRK; from the coding sequence ATGGAAAGTTGGTCCTCCTTCATCGCCACCGTTTTTCCCACGGATACTCTTCTGGCGGCCCTTCGGAAGATGGAGCGGCACCAGGTGCGGTTGCTGGGGGTGGTGGGGGATGGGGGTGGGTTGTTGGGGTTGGTGAGCGAGGAGCACCTCCTCGCGGCGTGGAAGGGCGACCCGTTGGCCCCGGTCGCGGGCGTCATGGCCCCGGCGGGAGCACCTGGGGCGCGGCGGTACCCCGCGCGGCGACTGCGGCTGCGCGCGTTGAGTCCGTTCGAAGGGGACGCCTCCGGGCGGAAGTAG
- a CDS encoding alpha/beta fold hydrolase has translation MADLFSRTMTRGKEGLLTLSFRPDELYRVPTDDGASIALGRYHARGEKRFAEPVILCHGLGANRFHLDFDEQYSMARYLARAGFETWVLELRGRGLAGDCPDFNFDDQAEHDVRTAVRTVLSTGAREVLWVGHSKGGLMLYAHLAKTPQAPVRAAVVLGAPFTFAVQPGLRTFIQKVEPVLKLRVIPTSRVTSIALFGAPPGPMSRYMMLAENMETDVVRRALANVPADIAGGVGRQFARWITTNRFTSYNGEFDYREALSRVNIPFLLMAGSKDLLAPPMAVARAKEHLGGPVKVLVAGKAHGFGADYGHADLVLGRRAPDEIFPLVEAFLSSHATPPRPG, from the coding sequence ATGGCGGACCTCTTTTCGCGGACGATGACGCGCGGGAAGGAGGGCCTGCTGACGCTCAGCTTCCGGCCCGATGAGCTCTACCGGGTGCCCACGGACGACGGGGCCTCCATCGCCCTGGGGCGCTACCACGCCCGAGGCGAGAAGCGCTTCGCCGAGCCCGTCATCCTGTGTCACGGGCTGGGCGCGAACCGCTTCCACCTGGACTTCGACGAGCAGTACAGCATGGCCCGCTACCTGGCCCGCGCGGGCTTCGAGACGTGGGTGCTGGAGCTGCGCGGCCGAGGGCTGGCGGGCGACTGTCCGGACTTCAACTTCGACGACCAGGCCGAGCACGACGTGCGCACCGCGGTGCGAACCGTCTTGTCCACAGGTGCCAGGGAAGTGCTCTGGGTTGGGCATTCCAAGGGAGGGCTGATGCTCTACGCCCACCTGGCCAAGACGCCCCAGGCGCCGGTGCGGGCGGCCGTCGTGCTGGGCGCCCCCTTCACCTTCGCGGTGCAGCCGGGCCTGCGCACCTTCATCCAGAAGGTGGAGCCGGTGCTGAAGCTGCGGGTCATCCCCACCAGCCGCGTCACCAGCATCGCCCTGTTCGGCGCGCCCCCCGGCCCCATGAGCCGCTACATGATGTTGGCGGAGAACATGGAGACGGACGTGGTGCGGCGCGCGCTGGCCAACGTGCCGGCCGACATCGCCGGCGGCGTGGGCCGCCAGTTCGCCCGGTGGATCACCACCAACCGCTTCACGTCCTACAACGGCGAGTTCGACTACCGGGAGGCCCTCTCCCGGGTGAACATCCCCTTCCTGCTGATGGCGGGCAGCAAGGACCTGCTGGCCCCGCCCATGGCGGTGGCCCGCGCCAAGGAGCACCTGGGCGGCCCGGTGAAGGTCCTCGTGGCCGGCAAGGCCCATGGTTTCGGGGCGGACTATGGCCACGCGGACCTGGTGCTTGGCCGCCGGGCCCCGGACGAAATCTTCCCCCTGGTGGAGGCGTTTCTCTCCTCACACGCGACGCCGCCGCGGCCCGGGTGA
- a CDS encoding peptidylprolyl isomerase, whose translation MRPSPTRASLVPLSIALAMGVGVAACTKPVMETPESLVVASVNGEVLSRADFEQELWREMALSDVTQRTAEDVEPFKRALLETYIHRMLLLQEARKHNISASPEEVDRGVLRLSGDYPAGNFNEVLAQGQLSMSELRSREASRLTIEKLFASHVYSRVAVTEEELRAWYAAHDTDFHEPERVHAAQIVVKGLDEARRLQAQLKSGKKFADLARRYSLSADAKVGGDLGLFPRGQMPPAFDEVVFKLGVGQVSDVVSTEYGFHLFRVLERKPARKREFAEVRQLVEGKMLEQKRAQAQETFEKELRQKAQVQVNEATLQAIRGRPVPQQAAAE comes from the coding sequence ATGCGCCCTTCTCCCACCCGCGCCTCCCTGGTCCCACTCTCCATCGCGCTGGCCATGGGCGTGGGCGTGGCCGCCTGCACCAAGCCCGTGATGGAGACGCCGGAGTCGCTGGTGGTCGCCAGCGTCAACGGCGAGGTGCTCAGCCGGGCGGACTTCGAGCAGGAGCTGTGGCGGGAGATGGCCCTGTCGGACGTCACCCAGCGCACCGCGGAGGACGTGGAGCCCTTCAAGCGCGCGCTCCTCGAGACGTACATCCACCGGATGCTGCTGCTCCAGGAGGCGCGCAAGCACAACATCTCCGCGTCCCCGGAAGAGGTGGACCGGGGGGTGCTGCGGCTGTCGGGTGACTATCCGGCGGGCAACTTCAACGAGGTCCTGGCCCAGGGCCAGCTCTCCATGTCCGAGCTGCGCTCGCGCGAGGCGAGCAGGCTGACCATCGAGAAGCTGTTCGCCAGCCATGTCTATTCGCGGGTGGCGGTGACGGAGGAGGAGCTGCGCGCCTGGTACGCCGCCCACGACACGGACTTCCATGAGCCCGAGCGGGTGCACGCCGCGCAAATCGTGGTGAAGGGCCTGGACGAGGCACGGCGGCTGCAAGCCCAGCTCAAGTCGGGCAAGAAATTCGCGGACCTGGCGCGCAGGTACTCGCTCAGCGCGGACGCCAAGGTGGGAGGCGACCTGGGACTGTTCCCCCGAGGGCAGATGCCGCCAGCCTTCGACGAGGTGGTATTCAAGCTGGGGGTGGGGCAGGTTTCGGACGTGGTCTCCACCGAGTACGGCTTCCACCTGTTCCGCGTGCTGGAGCGCAAGCCGGCGCGCAAGCGGGAGTTCGCGGAGGTGCGGCAGTTGGTGGAGGGGAAGATGCTGGAGCAGAAGCGGGCGCAGGCGCAGGAGACGTTCGAGAAGGAGCTGCGGCAGAAGGCGCAGGTCCAGGTGAACGAGGCCACGTTGCAGGCCATCCGCGGGCGTCCGGTGCCTCAGCAGGCGGCGGCGGAGTGA
- a CDS encoding peptidylprolyl isomerase has product MKKLVSAIASVALLGSGTAAQAELVDKVVAVVNRDIIALSEVQQRAAPEMSQVNDPDPRKRGEIRMQLMRTALDTLIGEKLMEAEIAQLGISASEAEVDELVADVRQQNNITDPAQFEQLLVNEGLTMATYRDMMRKRITRDRLLRMKVGPQVKLTEEDLKAAYTQYTRMESGDSEVHARHILVQVDSKATPEQVEAAKKRAEAIATEARRPGMDFASLARARSEGPSAADGGDLGWFKRGVMVPAFERAAFTLPEGGVSEPVRTNFGWHVLKVEERRAVAAASYEEMRSKLEGKLLQEKTEKFLDQYVQELRQKANVDVKM; this is encoded by the coding sequence ATGAAGAAGCTGGTGTCGGCAATCGCGTCGGTGGCGCTCCTGGGCAGCGGAACGGCGGCGCAAGCGGAGCTCGTGGACAAGGTCGTCGCGGTGGTGAACCGCGACATCATCGCGCTGTCGGAAGTGCAGCAGCGCGCGGCGCCGGAGATGTCGCAGGTCAATGACCCGGATCCGCGCAAGCGCGGTGAGATTCGGATGCAGTTGATGCGGACGGCCCTGGATACCCTCATCGGCGAGAAGCTGATGGAGGCCGAAATCGCGCAGCTCGGCATCAGTGCCAGCGAGGCCGAGGTCGACGAGCTGGTCGCGGACGTGCGCCAGCAGAACAACATCACCGACCCCGCGCAGTTCGAGCAGTTGCTGGTGAATGAAGGCCTCACCATGGCCACGTACCGGGACATGATGCGCAAGCGCATCACCCGCGACCGGCTCCTGCGCATGAAGGTGGGTCCCCAGGTGAAGCTCACCGAGGAGGATCTGAAGGCCGCCTATACCCAGTACACGCGCATGGAGAGCGGTGACTCGGAGGTCCACGCGCGCCACATCCTGGTGCAGGTGGACTCCAAGGCCACGCCGGAGCAGGTGGAGGCCGCGAAGAAGCGGGCAGAGGCCATCGCCACGGAGGCGCGGCGTCCGGGCATGGACTTCGCGTCGCTCGCCCGCGCCCGCAGCGAGGGCCCCAGCGCCGCCGACGGCGGTGACCTGGGCTGGTTCAAGCGCGGCGTCATGGTGCCGGCCTTCGAGCGGGCGGCGTTCACCCTCCCGGAGGGCGGCGTCAGCGAGCCGGTGCGCACCAACTTCGGCTGGCACGTGCTGAAGGTGGAGGAGCGCCGCGCGGTGGCCGCCGCCTCCTACGAGGAGATGCGCTCCAAGCTGGAGGGCAAGCTGCTCCAGGAGAAGACGGAGAAGTTCCTCGACCAGTACGTGCAGGAACTGCGGCAGAAGGCCAACGTCGACGTGAAGATGTAA